Within the Enterobacter roggenkampii genome, the region AGAAGCGTCTGGCGATCGGCCGGTGCGAAACGGATCACTTCGTCAATGGCCTCGCTGAAGCCCATATCCAGCATCCGATCGGCCTCATCCATCACCAGCGTTTGTAGCGCATCCAGTGAGACCGTGCCTTTTTGCAGGTGATCGAGCAGGCGTCCCGGCGTCGCGACAATAATGTGCGGCGCATGCTGAAGCGAATCACGCTGGGCACCGAACGGCTGCCCGCCGCAGAGGGTTAAAATCTTGGTGTTTGGCAGGAAACGTGCCAGGCGACGCAGTTCACCCGCAACCTGGTCTGCCAGCTCGCGGGTCGGACACAGCACCAAAGACTGGGTCTGAAAAAGCGCCGCATCGATATGCTGCAACAGGCCAAGGCCAAAGGCCGCCGTTTTCCCACTGCCCGTTTTCGCCTGCACGCGCACGTCACGGCCCTCAAGAATGGCGGGTAAGGCGGCCGCCTGAACAGGCGTCATCGTGAGGTATCCCAACTCGTTGAGGTTAGCGAGTTGGGCATCGGGCAGAACATTCAGGGTAGAAAAAGCGGTCACAATTGTCTCTCGTGGTGATCTTTGCGGTCAGATGGCGCGTATCCTCGCAGATCTCGCGGTCCGATGCGACAATTTAATCGGTTCTTCATCGGGCGGCGGGTCGGGCATCGGCTGGGGACGCGGGATGGGATCGGGCATAGGTACCGGATCGCTGGGGATAGGATCGGATTGACGCGATTGTGGCAGTAGCAGAGCGTTAAGGATGCTCATCATTCCCTCCATAATTTGCTGTCATCCCTTTTAGGGTAGACGCTCAGAATCAGGAGGCAAAAAAAAGCCGACTATGAAGTCGGCGTCGTACGAATCAATTGTGCTATGCAGTAATTCAAAAAAGGAAGTAAGACAATATGGAGCGCAACGCCCATCGCTTGACGTTGCATTCACCTGCGGGAGTAATATTGCACCTTACGGGGTAGATGTTTATTGACTTCGCTCAATTAAAAGAGCGTTTTAATCCCGGAAAAAGATGAAAAAAGCGTAAATTTACAGCCATTTACTACGATGCAACCACCATGCAACACCCCCAATCAAAACAACTAACATCACGCAAAACGCCGTAAAACCGTAGCGATAAGCGCCACCCGGAATTCCGCCCAGGTTGACGCCAAACAACCCGGTCAGAAACGTGCTCGGTAAAAACACCATCGCCATCAGGGACATCGTATAGGTTCTTCGCGCCAGCGACTCCTGCATCACCTGCGCGATTTCGTCCGCCATCACCGCCGTTCTGGCAATACAGGAATCAATTTCATCCAGCCCGCGGCCCAGCCTGTCGGCAATATCCTGCATTCTGCGTCGATGGTCGTCGTTCATCCAGGCGAGCCTTTCGCTGGCCAGCCGCGCATACACGTCGCGCTGCGGCGTCATGTAGCGGCGCATAACAATCAGCTGCTTGCGCAATAAGGCCAGAAAACCACGCGGCGGGATCTGCTGATCGAGCAGGTTATCTTCCAGGTCGATGATTTTGTCGTGCAGCTCTTCAATAAACTCACTGGCGTGATCGGTAAGCGCGTCACAGACGTCCACCAGCCAGCTGCCGCAGTCGATCGGCCCGGTGCCCTCTTTCAGATCGTTGACGATGTCATCCAGCGCCAGGACCTTACGCTGTCGGGTGGAGACAATCAGCCCATCGTCCATATAGACCCGCATCGCCACCAGCTGATCCGGACGTTCATCCGTGCTGCCGTTAATACAGCGGAGGGTAATCAGCGTCCCGTCACCCATGCGGCTTACGCGGGGCCGCAGGCTTTCACCCGCCAGCGCATCGCGCACGTTATTGGGCAAGAGCGGGGTCGACGCCAGCCAGTCAGCGCTGTCCGGATGGGTATAGTTCAGATGCAGCCAGCAGGGATGCGCACTGTCGATCACATCATTATCTTCCAGCGGTCGGGCACCGCCGCGGCCGTCCAGCACCCACGCAAAAACTGCGTCAGGAACGTTAAGTTCAGATCCTTTAATGCTTTCCACAGCACCTCCACCTTTTTAACTCTTTCGGTGTCAGTCTAGCTTTCATGAGGGGTTAAGCAACAACTATGTATTCCATCGCGCTGAAATCGCTCGGGAATTGAGCTGGGTGGGCAGATGTATGAAAAAAGCCTGGCATGCCAGGCTTCGTGTCGCTTTCAGAGAGAGTGTTCTGGCTGCTGGAGGAAGGAGGGGGAGCCGGTCGGTAATGGGGACGAAGACCCGTGATCCAATCTAAAATTCCGCGTGCGGGCCTGGAGTTCAATCACCTGATTGCGCAGTACATCCGAGGAGCCGTTGAGTTCCTCCGCCATCGCCACGTTGCTTTGCGTGACCCGCTCCAGCTCCGATAGCGCCAGCGTGATCTGGGAAATACCTTTCTCCTGCTCAGACGTCGACGCGGAGATTTCATCCATTAAGCGACTGACGTTTCCCGAGCCCGTCACGATTTCATGCATATTCTTCTCTGCCTGCGACACCACGGTCGCGCCCTGCGTGACGTTACTGCTGGTGACTTCAATCAGCGCTTTGATATTCTTCGCGGCCTCTGCGCTGCGGTGCGCCAGGTTTCTGACCTCTTCCGCAACGACAGAAAAACCTTTTCCATGGTCGCCCGCTCTTGCCGCCTCAACGGCCGCGTTGAGCGCCAGAATATTGGTCTGGAACGCAATGCCGTCAATCAGCGAAATAATCTCCGTCATCTGCTGGGCGCATTCGGTAATGGACTGCATATTGTTGGCAACCTGCCCCATCAGCTCCCCGCCTTTACGCGCCTGCAGCGTCGCCATATTCGCCTGTTCACTCGCCAGGCGGGTGTTATCGGCGTTATTTTTAGTGCTCGCCGCCATTTGCTCCATGCTGGCTGCGGTTTGCACTAAAGACGCAGACTGCTGTTCGGTTTTGACCGAGAGCTGAGCGCTACGTGTCGAGAGCTGATCCGATAAGGTCATGGCGGTTTGCGATGACGCCCTGATCTCACTCACCAGCGTCGCAATGTTGCCGGACAGGCTGTTGATCCCGGGAATGAGTCGCCCCGCACAGTTATTGCCAAACTCCGGGATAGAAACCC harbors:
- a CDS encoding methyl-accepting chemotaxis protein, yielding MLRNISVRTFIIGFLLSLFLVNAGVVVLISSKPSLFISLNAINFVALFLLWVYMTRYLVTPINTVKKSIEEVTAGNLGVSIPEFGNNCAGRLIPGINSLSGNIATLVSEIRASSQTAMTLSDQLSTRSAQLSVKTEQQSASLVQTAASMEQMAASTKNNADNTRLASEQANMATLQARKGGELMGQVANNMQSITECAQQMTEIISLIDGIAFQTNILALNAAVEAARAGDHGKGFSVVAEEVRNLAHRSAEAAKNIKALIEVTSSNVTQGATVVSQAEKNMHEIVTGSGNVSRLMDEISASTSEQEKGISQITLALSELERVTQSNVAMAEELNGSSDVLRNQVIELQARTRNFRLDHGSSSPLPTGSPSFLQQPEHSL
- the zntB gene encoding zinc transporter ZntB; translation: MESIKGSELNVPDAVFAWVLDGRGGARPLEDNDVIDSAHPCWLHLNYTHPDSADWLASTPLLPNNVRDALAGESLRPRVSRMGDGTLITLRCINGSTDERPDQLVAMRVYMDDGLIVSTRQRKVLALDDIVNDLKEGTGPIDCGSWLVDVCDALTDHASEFIEELHDKIIDLEDNLLDQQIPPRGFLALLRKQLIVMRRYMTPQRDVYARLASERLAWMNDDHRRRMQDIADRLGRGLDEIDSCIARTAVMADEIAQVMQESLARRTYTMSLMAMVFLPSTFLTGLFGVNLGGIPGGAYRYGFTAFCVMLVVLIGGVAWWLHRSKWL